Proteins encoded in a region of the Euleptes europaea isolate rEulEur1 chromosome 3, rEulEur1.hap1, whole genome shotgun sequence genome:
- the LRRC10 gene encoding leucine-rich repeat-containing protein 10 yields the protein MGNVFRAAVAFIPSDNCQKYLLGDLEEMPIDKMLDLSSKQLRRFPLCVCSFRELVKLYLSDNNLNYLPPELEQLQNLQILALDFNNFETLPLAVCSLKQLCILYLGNNKLWDLPMELHLLQNLKTLWIESNCLYHLPDVVCELRHLKTLHVGSNALRSLPGQLRYLQELRTIWLSNNLLADFPPVLLHMPFLEVIDVDRNAIRHFPNLRQLSGLKLVIYDHNPCRNAPKVAKGVHRVGRWSEESPEPRKRSGLDMGKGAEDITSLLPLPLPCKLSV from the coding sequence ATGGGTAACGTTTTCAGAGCAGCTGTTGCTTTTATTCCTTCTGACAACTGCCAGAAATACCTCCTAGGGGACCTTGAAGAGATGCCAATTGATAAGATGTTGGACCTGAGCAGCAAGCAACTGAGGCGATTTCCTTTGTGTGTTTGTTCTTTCAGGGAGCTGGTCAAGCTGTACCTGAGTGACAACAATCTAAACTATCTACCCCCTGAACTAGAACAGCTTCAGAACCTCCAGATTCTTGCACTGGATTTCAACAACTTTGAAACGCTGCCCTTAGCCGTGTGCAGCCTGAAGCAACTGTGCATTCTCTACCTGGGAAACAACAAACTCTGGGACCTGCCTATGGAGCTCCACCTTCTGCAAAACCTCAAGACGCTATGGATTGAGTCCAACTGCCTGTACCACCTGCCTGATGTGGTGTGTGAACTGAGGCACCTCAAGACCTTGCATGTTGGATCCAACGCACTACGCTCCCTCCCTGGACAGCTCCGGTATCTGCAGGAGCTTCGGACCATCTGGCTCTCAAACAACCTTTTGGCTGATTTCCCACCTGTGCTGCTCCACATGCCCTTTCTGGAAGTTATTGACGTGGACCGCAATGCTATCCGCCACTTCCCCAATCTCAGGCAACTCAGTGGGTTAAAGCTGGTAATCTATGACCACAATCCCTGCAGAAATGCCCCCAAAGTGGCTAAGGGGGTGCATCGGGTAGGGAGGTGGTCTGAAGAGAGCCCCGAGCCTAGGAAAAGATCTGGTCTGGACATGGGGAAGGGAGCTGAGGATATCACTTCCCTTCTGCCTCTGCCTCTCCCCTGCAAATTGTCTGTCTGA
- the CCT2 gene encoding T-complex protein 1 subunit beta: MSLAPVNIFKAGADEEKAETARLSSFVGAIAIGDLVKSTLGPKGMDKILLSTGRDGTVTVTNDGATILKAIGVDNPAAKVLVDMSKVQDDEVGDGTTSVTVLAAELLREAELLVARKIHPQTIIAGWREATKAAREALVKSAVDHGANEVQFHKDLMNIAETTLSSKLLTHHKEHFAKLAVDAVLRLKGSGNLEAIHVIRKLGGSMIDSYLDEGFLLDKKIGVNQPKRIENAKILIANTGMDTDKIKIFGSRVRVDSTAKVAEIEQAEKEKMKEKVERILKHGINCFINRQLIYNYPEQLFAAAGVMAIEHADFAGVERLALVTGGEIASTFDHPELVKLGTCSLIEEVMIGEDKLIHFSGVAMGEACTIVLRGATQQIIDEAERSLHDALCVLAQTVKDTRTVYGGGCSEMLMANAVTELANRTPGKESVAMESFAKALRMLPTIIADNAGYDSADLVAQLRAAHIEGKNTYGLDMKEGTIGDMGSLGVIESFQVKRQVLLSAAEAAEVILRVDDIIKAAPRKRVPDRYPC, from the exons ATGTCCCTAGCACCTGTGAACATTTTCAAAGCTGGTGCTGATGAAGAGAAAGCCGAGACAGCCCGACTG TCATCTTTCGTTGGGGCTATTGCCATTGGAGACCTAGTTAAGAGCACTTTGGGGCCTAAAGGAATG GACAAGATTCTTCTCAGTACTGGGAGAGATGGCACAGTGACAGTAACCAATGATGGCGCAACCATCTTAAAAGCTattggagttgacaaccctgctGCCAAGGTTTTGGTTG ATATGTCCAAGGTTCAAGATGATGAAGTTGGTGATGGGACTACTTCGGTAACTGTTCTAGCTGCTGAACTACTGAGG GAGGCAGAATTACTGGTTGCAAGAAAGATTCATCCTCAAACCATCATTGCTGGTTGGAGAGAAGCCACAAAAGCAGCAAGAGAAGCCTTGGTGAAATCTGCAGTGGATCATGG TGCTAACGAAGTCCAGTTTCATAAGGATCTAATGAACATCGCAGAAACAACACTGTCTTCAAAACTACTTACTCATCATAAAGAACATTTTGCAAAACTTGCAGTGGATGCTGTCCTTAGACTGAAGGGATCTGGGAACCTGGAAGCTATTCATGTCATCAGGAAGCTAGGAGGAAGCATGATAGACTCTTATTTGGATGAAG GTTTTCTGTTGGATAAAAAAATTGGAGTAAACCAGCCAAAAAGAATTGAAAATGCAAAGATACTTATTGCAAATACTGGCATGGATACTGATAAAATTAAG ATATTTGGCTCCCGTGTACGAGTGGATTCTACAGCAAAGGTGGCAGAAATAGAACAAGCTGAAAAAgagaaaatgaaggagaaggTTGAACGTATTCTGAAACATGGAATAAATTGTTTTATTAACAG GCAGTTGATCTATAACTACCCAGAACAGTTGTTTGCCGCTGCGGGTGTTATGGCTATTGAACATGCAGATTTTGCTGGAGTTGAACGCTTGGCTCTTGTTACAG GTGGTGAAATTGCTTCAACTTTTGATCACCCAGAGCTAGTGAAGCTAGGGACCTGCAGTCTTATTGAAGAAGTCATGATTGGTGAAGACAAACTTATTCATTTCTCTGGAGTTGCTATGG GTGAAGCTTGTACCATAGTTCTGCGTGGTGCTACTCAACAGATCATAGATGAAGCAGAAAGATCTTTACATGATGCGCTCTGTGTTCTTGCCCAGACTGTAAAAGATACTAGAACAGTATATGGTGGAG GCTGCTCTGAGATGTTAATGGCTAATGCTGTCACAGAGCTAGCAAACAGAACACCAGGCAAAGAGTCTGTTGCAATGGAGTCTTTTGCTAAGGCCCTGAGAATG CTCCCAACCATCATAGCCGATAACGCTGGCTATGACAGTGCAGATCTAGTTGCCCAGCTGCGAGCTGCTCACATCGAAGGGAAAAATACCTATGGACTTG ACATGAAGGAGGGTACCATTGGAGACATGGGAAGTCTGGGAGTAATTGAAAGCTTCCAAGTGAAGCGACAAGTGCTGCTGAGTGCCGCAGAAGCAGCGGAAGTGATTCTCCGTGTGGATGACATCATCAAAGCAGCTCCAAG GAAACGAGTACCAGACCGTTACCCATGTTAA